One genomic window of Chelonoidis abingdonii isolate Lonesome George chromosome 5, CheloAbing_2.0, whole genome shotgun sequence includes the following:
- the POU4F2 gene encoding POU domain, class 4, transcription factor 2 — protein MMMMSLNSKQPFSMPHGSGSLHEPKYSALHTASPCTSAAAAPSASSPSSTSSGAARSNTSTSSSSEAMRRACLPTPPSNIFGGLDESLLARAEALAAVDIVSQTKSHHHHPPHHSPFKPDATYHTMNTIPCTSAASSSSVPISHPSALSGTHHHHHHHHHHHHQPHQALEGELLDHITPGLALGAMTGPDGSVVSTPAHAPHMASMNPMHQAALSMAHAHGLPSHMGCMSDVDADPRDLEAFAERFKQRRIKLGVTQADVGSALANLKIPGVGSLSQSTICRFESLTLSHNNMIALKPILQAWLEEAEKSHREKLTKPELFNGAEKKRKRTSIAAPEKRSLEAYFAIQPRPSSEKIAAIAEKLDLKKNVVRVWFCNQRQKQKRMKYSAGI, from the exons atgatgatgatgtctcTGAACAGCAAGCAGCCCTTCAGCATGCCCCACGGCAGCGGCAGCCTGCACGAGCCCAAGTACTCGGCGCTGCACACCGCCTCCCCCTGCACCTCCGCCGCTGCCGCCCCCTCGGCCAGCTctcccagcagcaccagcagcggGGCCGCCAGGAGCAacaccagcaccagcagcagctcgGAGGCGATGAGGCGAGCCTGCCTCCCAACCCCCCCG AGCAATATATTCGGCGGTCTGGATGAGAGTTTGCTGGCCCGCGCTGAAGCCCTGGCGGCGGTGGATATAGTTTCCCAGACCAAGAGCCACCACCATCACCCGCCTCATCACAGTCCCTTCAAGCCGGACGCTACTTACCACACCATGAACACCATCCCTTGcacctctgctgcctcctcctcgtcGGTGCCCATTTCCCACCCTTCGGCCCTGTCTGgcactcaccaccaccaccaccaccatcaccaccaccaccaccagcctcaCCAGGCTTTGGAAGGGGAGCTTTTAGACCACATcactccagggctggctctgggggccATGACCGGACCCGACGGCTCGGTGGTCTCCACGCCAGCCCATGCGCCTCACATGGCCAGTATGAACCCTATGCACCAGGCGGCTCTAAGCATGGCCCATGCCCACGGGCTGCCTTCTCACATGGGATGCATGAGCGACGTGGACGCAGATCCCCGGGATTTAGAAGCTTTTGCAGAGAGGTTCAAGCAGAGGAGGATCAAACTCGGAGTAACACAGGCAGATGTGGGATCTGCCCTGGCCAACTTGAAGATCCCAGGGGTAGGCTCACTGAGCCAAAGCACCATCTGCAGGTTTGAGTCCCTTACGTTGTCCCACAATAACATGATCGCCCTCAAACCCATCTTGCAAGCCTGGCTAGAAGAAGCAGAGAAATCTCACCGGGAGAAGCTCACCAAACCAGAGCTCTTCAACGGagcagagaagaagagaaagcgcaCCTCTATCGCTGCACCTGAGAAGAggtccttggaagcctattttgCCATCCAGCCACGTCCTTCCTCGGAAAAAATAGCGGCCATCGCAGAGAAACTGGACCTCAAGAAGAACGTGGTCCGGGTCTGGTTCTGTAAtcagagacagaaacagaaacGAATGAAATATTCTGCTGGGATTTAA